From Scatophagus argus isolate fScaArg1 chromosome 2, fScaArg1.pri, whole genome shotgun sequence, a single genomic window includes:
- the patl1 gene encoding protein PAT1 homolog 1, which translates to MFRFQSLDEDCTLEEEDEGLIEEEDEIDQFNDDTFGAGAIDDDWQEEHKRLAELDERDGLGAGLGLGGGGMGAESDIGGAEDSSSTQLPSSTIHLPLPPSLSSLKFSSSSSGVPPPDVEERGGGGDLAESLARLILETDPAIAGVGAAERPGPSPSSSGSSLSALQGLNRHRVLPQPSPIPHPSQAHQHPHHPQHQLPPGPSTSGLSSGPPPSSMLSYQQQQHMLRRGTAPVGQMNSHNIWENSMTFGPVSVTPGLVTHMEDSPLMSIIKEVGLPKRTPQGKTDEGQDLSERVPPPRSSSPVIGSPPVRAVPIGTPPKQPMSHALNHQIHHPMAVHVRAPVQHRYPPPFPERLSPNTLLNIANSPLCRGPFPPGVGPVLSQIQRAQLLNSQVAGFPRGGPAPPLLPGGGGFRPFFGGPPPPHGHRMGPPPPHGPANHTPTIRHNTTHLHPQHRRMLTQRMQNRGGDRGRTGGDRRSRDPYSNLMTQKEKEWVTKIQMMQLQSTDPYLDDYYYQNYYEKMEKRQERERDSSKKEHTTKLITPQVAKVEHSYRPVQFAGSLGKLTVSSVNNPRKMIDAVVTTRTDDEEKREKQVWNRRRQILYTVEKMYSLLLEVQDFEKRFVQTPEEDREALLEQHKTNTVQLCNSLREKEWDDRVNDEQCVMIMSVRKGKRLISRLLPFLPSPQATAVVMAIARNLPALAKKDKQDQVLCWLVEPVSVVIQSLSSSALTDLLQELQGNEGQLATVLHNKFGVTLLYLILSEGERMQSSDPNCQLMDDNRWTELVFSVTRELLSVPSASLSAPLFTPPNLLSLLSRYVDRQRLELLQDKLQISALSR; encoded by the exons ATGTTTCGATTTCAG TCCCTGGATGAAGACTGTACgttggaggaggaagacgagggaCTGatagaagaggaagatgaaattGATCAGTTTAATGATGACACATTTGGAGCTGGGGCCATTG ATGACGACTGGCAGGAGGAACACAAACGCCTCGCTGAGCTCGATGAGAGGGATGGGCTAGGAGCAGGGCTGGGGTTGGGAGGAGGGGGAATGGGAGCAGAATCGGATATAGGAGGAGCTGAAGACTCATCCTCCACCCAGCTCCCTTCCTCTACGAtccatctcccccttcctccttccctctcttcaCTGAAAttctcctcgtcttcctctggAGTGCCTCCGCCAG ATGTGGAGGAGCGAGGAGGGGGTGGTGACTTGGCTGAGTCCCTGGCCAGACTCATCCTGGAGACTGACCCGGCGATTGCTGGGGTTGGAGCAGCTGAGAGGCCCGGTCCGTCCCCCAGCTCTTCAGGATCCAGCCTTTCAGCTCTGCAGGGGCTGAACCGCCACAGAGTCCTGCCCCAGCCCTCCCCCATTCCACATCCCAGTCAAGCACACCAGCACCCCCATCACCCCCAGCACCAGCTGCCTCCTGGGCCGTCCACCTCAG GCCTTTCCTCTGGTCCTCCTCCTTCGTCCATGCTCAGctaccaacagcagcagcacatgctGCGCAGAGGGACTGCTCCTGTGGGCCAA ATGAACTCTCACAATATCTGGGAGAACAGTATGACTTTTGGTCCAGTCAGTGTCACCCCTGGACTGGTTACACACATGGAG GATAGTCCACTAATGTCTATAATCAAGGAGGTTGGCCTTCCTAAACGAACTCCTCAGGGTAAGACTGATGAGGGACAAGATTTGTCAGAGAGGGTCCCACCTCCACGCTCTTCTTCCCCTGTGATTGGCTCCCCTCCAGTGAGGGCAGTGCCTATTGGTACCCCACCCAAACAGCCAATGAGCCACGCCCTGAATCATCAG atccATCACCCCATGGCGGTTCATGTGAGAGCCCCAGTCCAGCACAGATAccctcctcctttccctgaGCGTCTGTCACCAAACACCCTTCTCAATATAGCT AACTCCCCGCTGTGCCGTGGTCCGTTCCCTCCTGGAGTTGGACCGGTCCTGTCTCAGATTCAACGGGCCCAGCTGCTTAACTCTCAG GTGGCTGGTTTTCCTCGTGGTGGTCCAGCGCCTCCTTTGTTACCAGGCGGTGGTGGTTTCAGGCCGTTCTTTGGGggccctcctcctccacacggCCACCGAATGGGCCCTCCTCCCCCTCATGGCCCCGCCAACCACACGCCAACCATCCGACACAACAccacccacctccacccacAGCACCGCCGCATGCTCACGCAGCGCATGCAGAACCGAGGAGG tGACCGTGGCAGGACTGGAGGGGACCGGCGCAGCAGGGACCCCTACAGTAACCTGATGACTCAGAAGGAGAAGGAGTGGGTAACCAAAATCCAGATGATGCAGTTGCAGAGTACTGACCCGTACCTGGATGACTACTACTATCAG AACTACTatgaaaagatggagaaacgtcaggaaagagagagagacagcagcaagAAGGAGCACACCACCAAACTGATCACTCCGCAGGTCGCCAAGGTTGAGCACTCCTACAGACCAG TTCAGTTTGCAGGATCTCTAGGGAAGCTGACGGTGTCCAGCGTCAACAACCCCCGCAAGATGATCGATGCTGTGGTGACAACTCGCACAGATGATGAg gagaaaagagagaagcagGTTTGGAATAGGAGGCGACAGATCCTTTACACCGTGGAGAAG ATGTACAGTTTGCTGCTGGAAGTCCAAGACTTTGAGAAACGTTTTGTCCAGACACCAGAAGAGGACAGGGAGGCTCTGCTGGAGCAGCATAAAACCAATACTGTGCAGCTGTGCAACTCTCTGCGGGAGAAGGAGTGGGATGACAG AGTGAATGATGAGCAGTGTGTGATGATCATGTCGGTGAGGAAGGGCAAGCGGCTCATCTCCAGGCTTCTTCCATTCCTGCCATCACCCCAGGCCACCGCCGTTGTCATGGCGATTGCCCGCAACCTTCCGGCCTTGGCCAAGAAGGACAAGCAAGACCAG GTGCTGTGCTGGTTAGTGGAGCCGGTTTCGGTTGTGATCCAGTCATTGTCAAGCTCCGCCCTCACAGATTTGTTGCAGGAGCTTCAGGGCAACGAGGGTCAACTGGCCACAGTACTGCACAAcaag tTTGGCGTGACACTGCTGTATCTGATCCTGAGCGAAGGAGAGAGGATGCAAAGCTCCGACCCCAACTGTCAACTCATGGACGACAATCGATG GACCGAGTTGGTGTTTTCCGTGACGAGGGAGCTGCTCAGCGTCCCCTCCGCGTCCCTCTCTGCTCCCCTCTTTACCCCTCCCaacctgctctccctcctgtcACGCTACGTCGATCGGCAGAGGCTGGAGCTGTTGCAGGACAAGCTACA gaTCTCTGCTTTGTCCAGGTAG
- the LOC124065546 gene encoding uncharacterized protein LOC124065546 isoform X1: MWRSCHNIDDQPCVRVCVCVCVCVCVCVCPPVSPTMVEWQLCTLEHLMNSRFGRPFPRHGLQLLYWFANCCVTFEMINFVVIMKLVSDCQPENGFYGFHSFGNIEELLPVLDRPRRRKAKRKVEYYEVGNLNTETYPSAANLPTFVRENYDLHGNRGKYNTDRIIISYQMTANVVETVYITEHDGAGFGRFSPDGTYEISPELIQALQSPHLDLTTFLTQMGYYGDIQIVQANDIDEIGYPELSVNQMFNTVQTYSGSTTRTAQIDDFLNAFKEQLWTNAEPFNYDQQLHYIVNVTSHSNYGEVQHKHRKPKATKRPRALRQSYWPSAWEQISEGYNKQVTRGGGGGGGGGGFSFFKILLSAGALYLAAKCFSWLASWWKVNLNENTLKMIPWRTPSYRHTHIMLDYVY; encoded by the exons ATGTGGAGAAGTTGCCACAACATAGATGACCAgccttgtgtgcgtgtgtgtgtgtgtgtgtgtgtgtgtgtgtgtgtgtgtgtgtgtccccctGTTAGCCCCACTATGGTTGAGTGGCAGCTCTGCACTCTTGAGCACCTGATGAATTCAAGGTTTGGCCGTCCTTTTCCACGACACGGCCTTCAGCTACTGTATTGGTTTGCTAACTGCTGTGTGACCTTTGAAATGATTAACTTTGTGGTCATCATGAAG CTGGTGTCAGATTGTCAACCAGAGAACGGTTTCTATGGCTTCCACTCTTTTGGTAATATTGAGGAGCTTCTGCCTGTGCTGGACAGGCCCAGGAGACGCAAAGCAAAGAGAAAG gttGAGTATTATGAGGTTGGCAACCTGAACACAGAAACCTACCCATCTGCTGCAAACCTCCCGACATTTGTAAGGGAAAATTATGATTTGCATGGTAACCGTGGTAAATACAATACAGATCGCATCATCATCAGTTACCAGATGACAGCCAATGTGGTGGAGACGGTGTATATCACAGAGCATGATGGAGCAGGCTTTGGGAGGTTCAGTCCTGACGGGACTTATGAAATCAGCCCTGAACTGATTCAAGCACTGCAGAGCCCGCACTTAGATCTCACCACTTTTCTCACCCAAATGGGCTACTATGGTGATATTCAAATTGTTCAGGCTAATGACATAGATGAGATAGGTTACCCAGAACTATCAGTCAACCAGATGTTCAACACTGTGCAGACCTACAGTGGATCTACAACAAGGACGGCACAAATAGATGACTTCCTAAATGCTTTCAAAGAACAACTATGGACCAATGCAGAGCCCTTCAACTACGACCAGCAACTGCACTACATTGTCAACGTAACCTCACACAGCAACTACGGTGAAGTGCAACATAAGCACAGGAAGCCTAAAGCTACCAAGAGACCAAGAGCTTTGAGACAAAGTTACTGGCCATCTGCGTGGGAACAGATTAGTGAAG GTTATAATAAACAAGTCAccagaggtggtggtggtggtggtggtggtggcggctTCAGCTTCTTCAAGATTTTGCTCAGTGCTGGAGCGCTCTACTTGGCAGCCAAATGTTTTAGCTGGCTGGCTAGCTGGTGGAAGGTGAACTTGAATGAAAACACCCTCAAGATGATCCCATGGAGGACTCCAAGTTATCGGCACACACATATCATGCTGGATTACGTGTACTAG
- the LOC124065546 gene encoding uncharacterized protein LOC124065546 isoform X2 — protein MVEWQLCTLEHLMNSRFGRPFPRHGLQLLYWFANCCVTFEMINFVVIMKLVSDCQPENGFYGFHSFGNIEELLPVLDRPRRRKAKRKVEYYEVGNLNTETYPSAANLPTFVRENYDLHGNRGKYNTDRIIISYQMTANVVETVYITEHDGAGFGRFSPDGTYEISPELIQALQSPHLDLTTFLTQMGYYGDIQIVQANDIDEIGYPELSVNQMFNTVQTYSGSTTRTAQIDDFLNAFKEQLWTNAEPFNYDQQLHYIVNVTSHSNYGEVQHKHRKPKATKRPRALRQSYWPSAWEQISEGYNKQVTRGGGGGGGGGGFSFFKILLSAGALYLAAKCFSWLASWWKVNLNENTLKMIPWRTPSYRHTHIMLDYVY, from the exons ATGGTTGAGTGGCAGCTCTGCACTCTTGAGCACCTGATGAATTCAAGGTTTGGCCGTCCTTTTCCACGACACGGCCTTCAGCTACTGTATTGGTTTGCTAACTGCTGTGTGACCTTTGAAATGATTAACTTTGTGGTCATCATGAAG CTGGTGTCAGATTGTCAACCAGAGAACGGTTTCTATGGCTTCCACTCTTTTGGTAATATTGAGGAGCTTCTGCCTGTGCTGGACAGGCCCAGGAGACGCAAAGCAAAGAGAAAG gttGAGTATTATGAGGTTGGCAACCTGAACACAGAAACCTACCCATCTGCTGCAAACCTCCCGACATTTGTAAGGGAAAATTATGATTTGCATGGTAACCGTGGTAAATACAATACAGATCGCATCATCATCAGTTACCAGATGACAGCCAATGTGGTGGAGACGGTGTATATCACAGAGCATGATGGAGCAGGCTTTGGGAGGTTCAGTCCTGACGGGACTTATGAAATCAGCCCTGAACTGATTCAAGCACTGCAGAGCCCGCACTTAGATCTCACCACTTTTCTCACCCAAATGGGCTACTATGGTGATATTCAAATTGTTCAGGCTAATGACATAGATGAGATAGGTTACCCAGAACTATCAGTCAACCAGATGTTCAACACTGTGCAGACCTACAGTGGATCTACAACAAGGACGGCACAAATAGATGACTTCCTAAATGCTTTCAAAGAACAACTATGGACCAATGCAGAGCCCTTCAACTACGACCAGCAACTGCACTACATTGTCAACGTAACCTCACACAGCAACTACGGTGAAGTGCAACATAAGCACAGGAAGCCTAAAGCTACCAAGAGACCAAGAGCTTTGAGACAAAGTTACTGGCCATCTGCGTGGGAACAGATTAGTGAAG GTTATAATAAACAAGTCAccagaggtggtggtggtggtggtggtggtggcggctTCAGCTTCTTCAAGATTTTGCTCAGTGCTGGAGCGCTCTACTTGGCAGCCAAATGTTTTAGCTGGCTGGCTAGCTGGTGGAAGGTGAACTTGAATGAAAACACCCTCAAGATGATCCCATGGAGGACTCCAAGTTATCGGCACACACATATCATGCTGGATTACGTGTACTAG
- the LOC124053281 gene encoding oxidized low-density lipoprotein receptor 1-like, translating into MHHQAYTTLQCLVFSCLLHQTDRQTHTHTHTGSRQTEEGALMEAEDQIYVNIEELGECHTKQKQPRHTETKPVRTASVARGETETCSSFKVATVCLALLCFLLLMTVVGVGVQYGRDFNQLSRDLANHTAEKDQLLARYQNLTDERDRLQTSLNSALFELSNMKKSIGTCPQGWRHSGSSCYFFYTTLSTWDSSRHACLSKQADLVIIDNQGEMEFLNNLRAYSKFWIGLRKTSTQSDWMWTDNRPLRTA; encoded by the exons ATGCACCACCAAGCTTATACCACG CTTCAGTGTTTAGTGTTCAGCTGTTTACTTCATCAGACAGACcggcagacacacacacacacacacacaggtagcagacagactgaagaaGGTGCTCTGATGGAGGCAGAAGACCAGATATATGTCAACATAGAAGAGCTTGGTGAATGCCACACTAAACAGAAACAACCGCGACACACCG AAACCAAGCCTGTGAGAACAGCTTCTGTGGCCAGAGGAGAAACTGAAACATGCTCGTCTTTTAAAGTAGCTACAGTTTGCCTggcactgctgtgtttcctcctgctgaTGACAGTCGTAGGAGTTGGTGTACAAT ATGGCCGAGACTTTAATCAGCTGTCCAGAGACCTGGCCAATCACACGGCGGAGAAAGACCAGCTCCTGGCCAGGTACCAGAATCTGACTGACGAGAGAGATCGGTTGCAAACCAGCCTCAACAGTGCCTTGTTCGAACTGAGCAACATGAAGAAGAGTATTG GAACATGCCCTCAGGGATGGAGGCACTCTGGTAgcagttgttattttttctaTACAACACTGAGCACATGGGACAGCAGTAGACATGCATGTTTAAGCAAACAAGCAGACCTGGTGATCATTGACAACCAAGGAGAGATG GAGTTTCTGAATAATCTCAGAGCCTATTCGAAGTTTTGGATCGGTCTGAGAAAGACATCCACCCAAAGCGACTGGATGTGGACCGACAACAGGCCACTTAGGACTGCGTAA
- the LOC124065564 gene encoding uncharacterized protein LOC124065564 isoform X1 encodes MEVQERIIFLLIVIVSSGAEEVKNLTGTEGGSITLPDSVMEQGFLSFGGTIVAMVTERKCQTFVHKNKVLWNNNTGLFTITRLQRSDSGIYHIDSKTGKFFTRTYRITVYEAVPTPAVITLNVSAESCTLLCFVEKAEETTLLWYRDEDKVNQSSVALSLPLTVHQQDFSSSYRCVAANPAEQKTLLVNVVISCGGQNKTDTSQSHMAKVVIPIVTTLVVILVVIVVAFVFKCLNKSKRPTNQTQEEQTALSRDDVQYTDILVSEDRHNQEEAGIPGENPHRHWGNMENPHRRAQTGTRTPFAVR; translated from the exons TGATAGTCTCATCTGGTGCTGAGGAAGTGAAGAACTTGACAGGCACAGAGGGAGGGTCCATCACTCTACCTGACTCTGTGATGGAGCAGGGATTTCTCTCCTTTGGAGGAACAATTGTTGCTATGGTGACTGAGAGGAAGTGCCAGACTTTTGTTCACAAGAATAAAGTTCTCTGGAACAACAACACTGGACTCTTTACAATCACAAGACTACAGAGGAGCGACTCAGGGATTTATCATATTGAcagtaaaacaggaaaattTTTCACTAGAACTTATAGAATCACAGTGTATG agGCTGTCCCAACTCCTGCAGTGATCACACTGAATGTGAGTGCTGAGAGCTGCACCTTGCTGTGCTTTGTGGAGAAAGCTGAAGAGACGACTCTGTTGTGGTACAGAGACGAGGACAAAGTGAATCAGAGCAGCgtcgctctctctctgcctctcactgtACACCAACAGGATTTCAGCTCCTCTTATAGATGTGTGGCTGCAAACCCTGCTGAACAGAAGACTCTTCTAGTCAATGTTGTGATATCCTGTGGTGGACAGAACAAAACGGACACCAGCCAAAGCC ataTGGCCAAAGTTGTAATCCCCATCGTGACCACTTTAGTTGTTATATtagttgttattgttgttgccTTTGTCTTCAAGTGTTTGAACAAAAGCAAGAGACCCACCAATCAAACACAAG aGGAGCAGACGGCACTGAGCAGAGACGACGTACAGTATACTGACATACTTGTATCAGAAGACAGACACAACCAG GAGGAAGCCGGAATTCCCGGAGAAAATCCCCACAGGCACTGGGGGAACATGGAAAATCcccacagaagggcccagactgggactCGAACCccttttgctgtgaggtga
- the LOC124065564 gene encoding uncharacterized protein LOC124065564 isoform X4 has product MEVQERIIFLLIEAVPTPAVITLNVSAESCTLLCFVEKAEETTLLWYRDEDKVNQSSVALSLPLTVHQQDFSSSYRCVAANPAEQKTLLVNVVISCGGQNKTDTSQSHMAKVVIPIVTTLVVILVVIVVAFVFKCLNKSKRPTNQTQEEQTALSRDDVQYTDILVSEDRHNQEEAGIPGENPHRHWGNMENPHRRAQTGTRTPFAVR; this is encoded by the exons agGCTGTCCCAACTCCTGCAGTGATCACACTGAATGTGAGTGCTGAGAGCTGCACCTTGCTGTGCTTTGTGGAGAAAGCTGAAGAGACGACTCTGTTGTGGTACAGAGACGAGGACAAAGTGAATCAGAGCAGCgtcgctctctctctgcctctcactgtACACCAACAGGATTTCAGCTCCTCTTATAGATGTGTGGCTGCAAACCCTGCTGAACAGAAGACTCTTCTAGTCAATGTTGTGATATCCTGTGGTGGACAGAACAAAACGGACACCAGCCAAAGCC ataTGGCCAAAGTTGTAATCCCCATCGTGACCACTTTAGTTGTTATATtagttgttattgttgttgccTTTGTCTTCAAGTGTTTGAACAAAAGCAAGAGACCCACCAATCAAACACAAG aGGAGCAGACGGCACTGAGCAGAGACGACGTACAGTATACTGACATACTTGTATCAGAAGACAGACACAACCAG GAGGAAGCCGGAATTCCCGGAGAAAATCCCCACAGGCACTGGGGGAACATGGAAAATCcccacagaagggcccagactgggactCGAACCccttttgctgtgaggtga
- the LOC124065564 gene encoding uncharacterized protein LOC124065564 isoform X2 has product MEVQERIIFLLIVIVSSGAEEVKNLTGTEGGSITLPDSVMEQGFLSFGGTIVAMVTERKCQTFVHKNKVLWNNNTGLFTITRLQRSDSGIYHIDSKTGKFFTRTYRITVYEAVPTPAVITLNVSAESCTLLCFVEKAEETTLLWYRDEDKVNQSSVALSLPLTVHQQDFSSSYRCVAANPAEQKTLLVNVVISCGGQNKTDTSQSHMAKVVIPIVTTLVVILVVIVVAFVFKCLNKSKRPTNQTQEEQTALSRDDVQYTDILVSEDRHNQTDPSGPADHSNLRTVYDKLEVHRMAPITSDHC; this is encoded by the exons TGATAGTCTCATCTGGTGCTGAGGAAGTGAAGAACTTGACAGGCACAGAGGGAGGGTCCATCACTCTACCTGACTCTGTGATGGAGCAGGGATTTCTCTCCTTTGGAGGAACAATTGTTGCTATGGTGACTGAGAGGAAGTGCCAGACTTTTGTTCACAAGAATAAAGTTCTCTGGAACAACAACACTGGACTCTTTACAATCACAAGACTACAGAGGAGCGACTCAGGGATTTATCATATTGAcagtaaaacaggaaaattTTTCACTAGAACTTATAGAATCACAGTGTATG agGCTGTCCCAACTCCTGCAGTGATCACACTGAATGTGAGTGCTGAGAGCTGCACCTTGCTGTGCTTTGTGGAGAAAGCTGAAGAGACGACTCTGTTGTGGTACAGAGACGAGGACAAAGTGAATCAGAGCAGCgtcgctctctctctgcctctcactgtACACCAACAGGATTTCAGCTCCTCTTATAGATGTGTGGCTGCAAACCCTGCTGAACAGAAGACTCTTCTAGTCAATGTTGTGATATCCTGTGGTGGACAGAACAAAACGGACACCAGCCAAAGCC ataTGGCCAAAGTTGTAATCCCCATCGTGACCACTTTAGTTGTTATATtagttgttattgttgttgccTTTGTCTTCAAGTGTTTGAACAAAAGCAAGAGACCCACCAATCAAACACAAG aGGAGCAGACGGCACTGAGCAGAGACGACGTACAGTATACTGACATACTTGTATCAGAAGACAGACACAACCAG ACAGATCCATCAGGACCTGCTGACCACTCCAATCTCAGAACAGTTTATGATAAACTGGAGGTTCATCGCATGGCTCCCATCACCAGTGATCATTGTTAG
- the LOC124065564 gene encoding uncharacterized protein LOC124065564 isoform X3, whose product MEVQERIIFLLIVIVSSGAEEVKNLTGTEGGSITLPDSVMEQGFLSFGGTIVAMVTERKCQTFVHKNKVLWNNNTGLFTITRLQRSDSGIYHIDSKTGKFFTRTYRITVYEAVPTPAVITLNVSAESCTLLCFVEKAEETTLLWYRDEDKVNQSSVALSLPLTVHQQDFSSSYRCVAANPAEQKTLLVNVVISCGGQNKTDTSQSHMAKVVIPIVTTLVVILVVIVVAFVFKCLNKSKRPTNQTQGRGADGTEQRRRTVY is encoded by the exons TGATAGTCTCATCTGGTGCTGAGGAAGTGAAGAACTTGACAGGCACAGAGGGAGGGTCCATCACTCTACCTGACTCTGTGATGGAGCAGGGATTTCTCTCCTTTGGAGGAACAATTGTTGCTATGGTGACTGAGAGGAAGTGCCAGACTTTTGTTCACAAGAATAAAGTTCTCTGGAACAACAACACTGGACTCTTTACAATCACAAGACTACAGAGGAGCGACTCAGGGATTTATCATATTGAcagtaaaacaggaaaattTTTCACTAGAACTTATAGAATCACAGTGTATG agGCTGTCCCAACTCCTGCAGTGATCACACTGAATGTGAGTGCTGAGAGCTGCACCTTGCTGTGCTTTGTGGAGAAAGCTGAAGAGACGACTCTGTTGTGGTACAGAGACGAGGACAAAGTGAATCAGAGCAGCgtcgctctctctctgcctctcactgtACACCAACAGGATTTCAGCTCCTCTTATAGATGTGTGGCTGCAAACCCTGCTGAACAGAAGACTCTTCTAGTCAATGTTGTGATATCCTGTGGTGGACAGAACAAAACGGACACCAGCCAAAGCC ataTGGCCAAAGTTGTAATCCCCATCGTGACCACTTTAGTTGTTATATtagttgttattgttgttgccTTTGTCTTCAAGTGTTTGAACAAAAGCAAGAGACCCACCAATCAAACACAAGGCAG aGGAGCAGACGGCACTGAGCAGAGACGACGTACAGTATACTGA